From Passer domesticus isolate bPasDom1 chromosome 5, bPasDom1.hap1, whole genome shotgun sequence, the proteins below share one genomic window:
- the TMPRSS6 gene encoding transmembrane protease serine 6: MLCHQTHLMEAEEQEEDSSSLSNDKSETSSHRCLRYVPLGIAFLVLAGAAAATWYFLDYRPWHLEPSILQFYCGSLQVLNRRYSPDLGHVESRAFWVESAKLQNMLMELIRATELGRYYNSSTVYAFGEGALTFFFWFALQIPESQQKEATAERVNTVLHQELSTSFNSSGSLSYQTEYRVNPDSLVLLESSVKDIIVLQSTLGCYRYSYVQEDDVLRLEGPDYLASSCLWHLHGLKGYMIKLRLEWTLPDCRDRLAMYDAAGPLEKHLITSIYGCSRQEPIVEVLSSGPVMSIVWKKAMYSYYDPFILSAQAVPLKACEVNITLRESLELQGKISTPHYPSYYSPNTQCTWHMTVPSLDYGVTLWFDAYELSRQKHDLPCTQGQWIIQNRRLCGLRTLQAYAERIPVTSSADITITFTSQISLTGPGVQAAYSLYKQSDPCPGEFLCLVNGLCVPACDGIKDCPNGLDERNCVCPAKFQCHEDSTCIEFSKVCNQQLDCVNGSDEEHCSGGVPCGPFTYRCEDGTCVKKPNPLCDTTADCKDLSDENHCDCGMQAPLNRIVGGTNSVEGEWPWQASLQVRGRHICGGTLIADRWVVSAAHCFQDERLASPSIWTVYLGKYLQNATGHTEVSFKVIHLFLHPYYEEDSHDYDVALLQLDHPVIISPLIQPICLPAPSHIFEPGLLCWITGWGALKEGGHISNVLQKVDVQLIQQNICSEAYHYMITPRMLCAGYYQGKKDACQGDSGGPLACKEPSGRWFLAGLVSWGMGCARANHYGVYTRITQVLGWMNQTMS, from the exons ATGCTGTGTCACCAGACGCATCTGATGGAGGCCGAGGAACAGGAGGAAGACTCCAGCTCCCTCTCAAATGACAAATCAGAAACTAGCTCACATCGCTGCCTCCGCTATGTGCCCCTTGGGATAGCCTTTCTtgtgctggctggagctgctgcagcaaccTGGTATTTCCTAG ACTACAGACCATGGCATCTGGAGCCATCCATCCTGCAGTTTTACTGCGGCAGCCTCCAGGTCCTCAACCGCCGGTACTCCCCAGACCTCGGGCACGTGGAGTCCAGAGCCTTCTGGGTGGAGTCAGCTAAGCTCCAGAACATG CTGATGGAACTGATTCGTGCCACAGAGCTGGGTCGGTACTACAACTCCAGCACGGTGTATGCCTTTGG GGAGGGAGCTCTGACCTTCTTCTTCTGGTTCGCCCTCCAAATCCCTGAGAGTCAGCAGAAGGAGGCAACTGCTGAGAGGGTAAACACAGTGCTCCACCAAGAGCTCTCCACCAGCTTCAACAGCTCAGGCAGCCTGTCCTACCAGACGGAGTACAGGGTCAACCCAGACTCCCTGGTTCTCCTGG AATCCAGTGTGAAAGACATAATAGTGCTGCAATCCACTCTGG GTTGCTACAGGTACAGCTATGTCCAGGAGGATGATGTGCTAAGGCTGGAGGGCCCTGACTACCTGGCCTCCAGTTGTCTTTGGCACCTCCATGGCCTCAAGGGCTACATGATCAAGCTACGCCTGGAGTGGACTCTGCCTGACTGCAGGGACCGCCTGGCAATGTACGATGCAGCTGGGCCCCTGGAGAAACACCTCATCACCTC GATCTATGGCTGCAGCCGGCAGGAGCCCATCGTGGAAGTCCTTTCATCTGGCCCTGTCATGTCCATTGTGTGGAAGAAAGCCATGTACAGCTACTATGACCCCTTCATCCTCTCAGCACAGGCGGTGCCCCTCAAAG CTTGTGAAGTGAACATTACTCTGCGggagagcctggagctgcaggggaagATCAGCACCCCACACTACCCCAGCTACTACTCGCCCAACACACAGTGCACCTGGCACATGACG GTCCCGTCCCTCGACTATGGGGTCACCCTCTGGTTTGATGCCTACGAACTCAGCAGGCAGAAGCACGACCTGCCCTGTACCCAAGGCCAGTGGATCATTCAGAACAGAAG GTTGTGTGGCCTGCGGACCCTGCAAGCCTACGCTGAGCGGATCCCAGTCACATCCTCTGCTGACATCACCATCACCTTCACCTCGCAGATCTCCTTAACTGGCCCTGGCGTGCAGGCAGCTTACAGCCTGTACAAGCAATCTGACC CCTGTCCTGGGGAGTTTCTGTGTTTGGTGAACGGTTTGTGTGTTCCAGCCTGTGACGGGATCAAAGATTGCCCCAATGGGCTGGATGAGAGAAACTGTG TGTGCCCTGCAAAGTTCCAGTGCCATGAGGACAGCACTTGCATCGAGTTCAGCAAGGTCTGCAACCAGCAGCTGGACTGTGTCAACGGGAGTGATGAGGAGCACTGCAGTGGAG GGGTTCCCTGTGGTCCTTTCACCTACCGCTGTGAAGATGGGACCTGTGTGAAGAAACCCAACCCCCTGTGTGACACCACTGCAGACTGCAAGGACCTGTCTGATGAGAATCACTGTG ACTGTGGGATGCAAGCCCCTCTCAACAGGATTGTGGGTGGCACGAATTCTGTGgaaggggaatggccatggcaGGCCAGCCTGCAAGTTCGGGGCCGCCACATTTGTGGGGGAACACTCATTGCTGACCGCTGGGTGGTCTCAGCCGCGCACTGCTTCCAGGATGAGAG GCTGGCCTCCCCTTCCATCTGGACCGTTTACTTGGGTAAATACTTGCAAAATGCCACCGGCCATACAGAGGTGTCCTTCAAGGTTATCCATCTCTTTCTCCACCCTTATTACGAGGAGGACAGCCACGACTATGATgtggccctgctccagctggatcaTCCTGTGATCATCTCGCCCTTAATCCAGCCCATCTGCTTGCCTGCTCCGTCTCACATCTTTGAGCCTGGCCTTCTTTGCTGGATCACTGGCTGGGGGGCCCTCAAGGAAGGCG GGCATATCAGCAATGTTCTGCAGAAGGTGGATGTGCAGCTCATCCAGCAGAACATCTGCAGCGAGGCTTATCACTACATGATTACTCCCAGGATGCTGTGTGCTGGGTACTACCAGGGCAAGAAGGATGCCTGCCAG gGTGATTCTGGAGGTCCACTGGCCTGCAAAGAGCCCAGTGGCAGATGgtttctggctggtttggtCAGCTGGGGAATGGGATGTGCACGTGCAAATCACTATGGAGTATACACCAGGATCACTCaagtgctgggctggatgaaCCAAACCATGAGCTGA
- the KCTD17 gene encoding BTB/POZ domain-containing protein KCTD17 isoform X3 — MIFENGNRGKVRKCQRCGAVALPTPISAVISSSTEQPSSSQDSLGSHREDPAPRETRKLQIPAFSDRQHLRQSLHAVGEVGVRMRMEGREEMQGAVGLRCTWDIPPPAGTQAKWVRLNVGGTVFLTTRQTLCREQKSFLCRLCQGEELQSDRDETGAYLIDRDPTYFGPILNFLRHGKLVLDKDMAEEGILEEAEFYNIGPLIRIIKDRMEEKDYTVAQVPPKHVYRVLQCQEEELTQMVSTMSDGWRFEQLVNIGSSYNYGNEDQTEFLCVVSKELYNSPNGVGSEPSHKAKVCYLSALPAPASLSSA, encoded by the exons ATGATCTTTGAAAACGGGAACAGGGGAAAAGTCAGGAAGTGTCAGCGCTGTGGAGCTGTGGCTTTGCCCACCCCAATATCCGCAGTGATATCCTCCAGCACCGAGCAACCTTCCTCCTCTCAGGACTCCCTTGGTAGTCACAGGGAAGATCCTGCTCCCCGGGAAACACGTAAACTACAGATCCCGGCATTCTCCGACAGGCAGCACCTGCGGCAGTCCCTGCACGCCGTGGGGGAGGTGggggtgaggatgaggatggagggcagggaggagatgCAGGGCGCCGTGGGGCTACGCTGCACCTGGGACATTCCGCCGCCCGCTGGCACCCAGGCCAAGTGGGTGAGGCTCAATGTGGGGGGCACCGTCTTCCTCACCACCAGGCAGACCCTGTGTCGGGAGCAGAAATCTTTCCTGTGTCGCTTGTGCCAGGGCGAGGAGCTGCAGTCGGACCGG GATGAAACTGGTGCATACCTAATAGATCGGGACCCCACTTACTTTGGACCGATTCTGAATTTCCTCCGTCATGGGAAGCTGGTCTTGGATAAAGATATGGCTGAAGAGG GCATCCTTGAAGAAGCTGAGTTCTATAACATTGGTCCTTTGATCCGAATAATCAAGGATCGAATGGAGGAGAAGGACTACACAGTGGCACAG GTGCCTCCTAAGCATGTCTACCGtgtgctgcagtgccaggaagAGGAGCTCACTCAGATGGTTTCCACTATGTCAGATGGATGGCGCTTCGAGCAG CTTGTGAACATTGGCTCATCCTATAATTATGGGAATGAGGATCAGACAGAATTCCTATGCGTGGTCTCCAAGGAGTTGTACAACTCTCCCAATGGCGTGGGCTCTGAGCCCAGCCACAAAGCCAAG GTATGTTACCTGTCtgcactcccagctcctgccagcctgagctctgCATGA
- the KCTD17 gene encoding BTB/POZ domain-containing protein KCTD17 isoform X1 gives MIFENGNRGKVRKCQRCGAVALPTPISAVISSSTEQPSSSQDSLGSHREDPAPRETRKLQIPAFSDRQHLRQSLHAVGEVGVRMRMEGREEMQGAVGLRCTWDIPPPAGTQAKWVRLNVGGTVFLTTRQTLCREQKSFLCRLCQGEELQSDRDETGAYLIDRDPTYFGPILNFLRHGKLVLDKDMAEEGILEEAEFYNIGPLIRIIKDRMEEKDYTVAQVPPKHVYRVLQCQEEELTQMVSTMSDGWRFEQLVNIGSSYNYGNEDQTEFLCVVSKELYNSPNGVGSEPSHKAKNTEEDLEEEEQEVEEEAEAEAEAEEKDHPSIRDCAKLSSCGPSLLLPSVSIPALPSTSHIAPLASLQHPSLCSPCPSGLRVVSAQGPVSLCSSLFLLCRYVTCLHSQLLPA, from the exons ATGATCTTTGAAAACGGGAACAGGGGAAAAGTCAGGAAGTGTCAGCGCTGTGGAGCTGTGGCTTTGCCCACCCCAATATCCGCAGTGATATCCTCCAGCACCGAGCAACCTTCCTCCTCTCAGGACTCCCTTGGTAGTCACAGGGAAGATCCTGCTCCCCGGGAAACACGTAAACTACAGATCCCGGCATTCTCCGACAGGCAGCACCTGCGGCAGTCCCTGCACGCCGTGGGGGAGGTGggggtgaggatgaggatggagggcagggaggagatgCAGGGCGCCGTGGGGCTACGCTGCACCTGGGACATTCCGCCGCCCGCTGGCACCCAGGCCAAGTGGGTGAGGCTCAATGTGGGGGGCACCGTCTTCCTCACCACCAGGCAGACCCTGTGTCGGGAGCAGAAATCTTTCCTGTGTCGCTTGTGCCAGGGCGAGGAGCTGCAGTCGGACCGG GATGAAACTGGTGCATACCTAATAGATCGGGACCCCACTTACTTTGGACCGATTCTGAATTTCCTCCGTCATGGGAAGCTGGTCTTGGATAAAGATATGGCTGAAGAGG GCATCCTTGAAGAAGCTGAGTTCTATAACATTGGTCCTTTGATCCGAATAATCAAGGATCGAATGGAGGAGAAGGACTACACAGTGGCACAG GTGCCTCCTAAGCATGTCTACCGtgtgctgcagtgccaggaagAGGAGCTCACTCAGATGGTTTCCACTATGTCAGATGGATGGCGCTTCGAGCAG CTTGTGAACATTGGCTCATCCTATAATTATGGGAATGAGGATCAGACAGAATTCCTATGCGTGGTCTCCAAGGAGTTGTACAACTCTCCCAATGGCGTGGGCTCTGAGCCCAGCCACAAAGCCAAG AACACAGAGGAGGAcctggaggaggaagagcaggaggtggaggaggaggcagaggcagaagcAGAAGCAGAGGAGAAAG acCATCCATCTATTCGGGATTGTGCTAAACTCTCTTCCTGTGgaccctccctcctgctcccttccGTGtccatcccagcactgccatctACCTCCCACATTGCCCCACTCGCCAGCCTCCAGcatccttccctctgctctccttGTCCCTCAGGGCTCAGAGTGGtctctgcccagggccctgtCTCTCTCTGCTCCTCACTTTTCCTCCTCTGCAGGTATGTTACCTGTCtgcactcccagctcctgccagcctga
- the KCTD17 gene encoding BTB/POZ domain-containing protein KCTD17 isoform X4, with protein MIFENGNRGKVRKCQRCGAVALPTPISAVISSSTEQPSSSQDSLGSHREDPAPRETRKLQIPAFSDRQHLRQSLHAVGEVGVRMRMEGREEMQGAVGLRCTWDIPPPAGTQAKWVRLNVGGTVFLTTRQTLCREQKSFLCRLCQGEELQSDRDETGAYLIDRDPTYFGPILNFLRHGKLVLDKDMAEEGILEEAEFYNIGPLIRIIKDRMEEKDYTVAQVPPKHVYRVLQCQEEELTQMVSTMSDGWRFEQLVNIGSSYNYGNEDQTEFLCVVSKELYNSPNGVGSEPSHKAKLLQARDLRM; from the exons ATGATCTTTGAAAACGGGAACAGGGGAAAAGTCAGGAAGTGTCAGCGCTGTGGAGCTGTGGCTTTGCCCACCCCAATATCCGCAGTGATATCCTCCAGCACCGAGCAACCTTCCTCCTCTCAGGACTCCCTTGGTAGTCACAGGGAAGATCCTGCTCCCCGGGAAACACGTAAACTACAGATCCCGGCATTCTCCGACAGGCAGCACCTGCGGCAGTCCCTGCACGCCGTGGGGGAGGTGggggtgaggatgaggatggagggcagggaggagatgCAGGGCGCCGTGGGGCTACGCTGCACCTGGGACATTCCGCCGCCCGCTGGCACCCAGGCCAAGTGGGTGAGGCTCAATGTGGGGGGCACCGTCTTCCTCACCACCAGGCAGACCCTGTGTCGGGAGCAGAAATCTTTCCTGTGTCGCTTGTGCCAGGGCGAGGAGCTGCAGTCGGACCGG GATGAAACTGGTGCATACCTAATAGATCGGGACCCCACTTACTTTGGACCGATTCTGAATTTCCTCCGTCATGGGAAGCTGGTCTTGGATAAAGATATGGCTGAAGAGG GCATCCTTGAAGAAGCTGAGTTCTATAACATTGGTCCTTTGATCCGAATAATCAAGGATCGAATGGAGGAGAAGGACTACACAGTGGCACAG GTGCCTCCTAAGCATGTCTACCGtgtgctgcagtgccaggaagAGGAGCTCACTCAGATGGTTTCCACTATGTCAGATGGATGGCGCTTCGAGCAG CTTGTGAACATTGGCTCATCCTATAATTATGGGAATGAGGATCAGACAGAATTCCTATGCGTGGTCTCCAAGGAGTTGTACAACTCTCCCAATGGCGTGGGCTCTGAGCCCAGCCACAAAGCCAAG CTGTTACAAGCCAGAGATCTGAGGATGTGA
- the MPST gene encoding 3-mercaptopyruvate sulfurtransferase isoform X1, whose amino-acid sequence MALGSERATVDPLSQVDSDRIQKLANLSQDSGAMSQQLLYRALVSAKWLSEAIKSQQAGLALRIVDASWYLPKMKRDPKREFEERHIPGAVFFDIDQCSDRTSPYDHMLPKANDFAEYVGKLGVGNDSHVVVYDGSDQGLFSAPRVWWMFRVFGHEAVSLLDGGLKNWQREGNALSSGKTQVAPSEFHASLDKSLVKTYEDVLDNLDSRRFQLVDARAAGRFRGVEPEPRDGIEPGHVPGSTSIPFTDFLTESGLEKTPEQIRTLFQEKKVDLLKPVVATCGSGVTACHVALGAYLCGKPDVAVYDGAWVEWYMRAQPENIISEGKGKRV is encoded by the exons ATGGCACTGGGGTCTGAACGTGCAACTGTGGATCCCTTAAG TCAGGTGGACTCAGACAGAATCCAGAAATTGGCTAATCTTAGCCAGGACTCAGGAGCGATGTCGCAACAACTCCTTTACCGAGCTCTGGTGTCTGCAAAATGGCTTTCAGAAGCCATCAAGTCCCAGCAAGCTGGCCTGGCCTTGAGAATCGTGGATGCATCCTGGTATTTGCCGAAGATGAAGCGCGATCCAAAGCGGGAATTTGAGGAGCGCCACATCCCTGGTGCGGTTTTCTTCGATATTGACCAGTGCAGTGACCGAACCTCGCCTTATGATCACATGCTGCCCAAGGCTAATGACTTTGCCGAGTATGTGGGGAAGCTGGGTGTGGGGAATGATTCCCATGTTGTGGTGTATGATGGCAGCGACCAAGGTCTCTTCTCAGCACCTCGCGTGTGGTGGATGTTCCGGGTCTTTGGACACGAAGCTGTCTCCCTTCTGGATGGCGGCCTGAAGAACTGGCAGCGAGAGGGTAACGCACTTAGCTCTGGGAAAACCCAGGTAGCTCCATCTGAGTTCCACGCCTCCTTGGACAAGTCCCTGGTGAAAACATATGAGGACGTCTTAGATAACTTGGATTCCCGTCGCTTCCAACTAGTGGATGCCCGTGCTGCAGGACGGTTCCGGGGAGTAGAGCCAGAGCCCCGAGATG GAATTGAGCCTGGTCATGTCCCTGGGTCGACAAGCATCCCCTTCACTGATTTCCTCACAGAGTCTGGCTTAGAGAAGACCCCTGAGCAGATCCGCACTCTGTTCCAGGAGAAGAAGGTGGACCTCTTAAAGCCAGTGGTAGCCACATGTGGCTCTGGGGTCACTGCCTGCCATGTGGCCCTGGGGGCCTACCTCTGTGGCAAGCCAGATGTCGCAGTGTACGACGGGGCCTGGGTGGAATGGTACAtgcgggcacagcctgaaaatattatttctgagggaaaggggaaaagagtGTAA
- the MPST gene encoding 3-mercaptopyruvate sulfurtransferase isoform X2 → MCLLVLDRTLNKPLGALTSHVCILINFCRVWDGRSWNQMTAALFCYFLLQLYSQLQQKHSVMALGSERATVDPLSQVDSDRIQKLANLSQDSGAMSQQLLYRALVSAKWLSEAIKSQQAGLALRIVDASWYLPKMKRDPKREFEERHIPGAVFFDIDQCSDRTSPYDHMLPKANDFAEYVGKLGVGNDSHVVVYDGSDQGLFSAPRVWWMFRVFGHEAVSLLDGGLKNWQREGNALSSGKTQVAPSEFHASLDKSLVKTYEDVLDNLDSRRFQLVDARAAGRFRGVEPEPRDGIEPGHVPGSTSIPFTDFLTESGLEKTPEQIRTLFQEKKVDLLKPVVATCGSGVTACHVALGAYLCGKPDVAVYDGAWVEWYMRAQPENIISEGKGKRV, encoded by the exons ATGTGTCTGCTGGTTTTAGATAGGACCCTGAACAAACCCCTGGGAGCTCTCACCTCCCATGTTTGCATTTTGATAAACTTCTGCAGGGTGTGGGATGGGAGATCCTGGAACCAAATGACTGCAGCCCTTTTCTGctatttcctcctgcagctttaCAGCCAACTGCAACAAAAGCATTCAGTGATGGCACTGGGGTCTGAACGTGCAACTGTGGATCCCTTAAG TCAGGTGGACTCAGACAGAATCCAGAAATTGGCTAATCTTAGCCAGGACTCAGGAGCGATGTCGCAACAACTCCTTTACCGAGCTCTGGTGTCTGCAAAATGGCTTTCAGAAGCCATCAAGTCCCAGCAAGCTGGCCTGGCCTTGAGAATCGTGGATGCATCCTGGTATTTGCCGAAGATGAAGCGCGATCCAAAGCGGGAATTTGAGGAGCGCCACATCCCTGGTGCGGTTTTCTTCGATATTGACCAGTGCAGTGACCGAACCTCGCCTTATGATCACATGCTGCCCAAGGCTAATGACTTTGCCGAGTATGTGGGGAAGCTGGGTGTGGGGAATGATTCCCATGTTGTGGTGTATGATGGCAGCGACCAAGGTCTCTTCTCAGCACCTCGCGTGTGGTGGATGTTCCGGGTCTTTGGACACGAAGCTGTCTCCCTTCTGGATGGCGGCCTGAAGAACTGGCAGCGAGAGGGTAACGCACTTAGCTCTGGGAAAACCCAGGTAGCTCCATCTGAGTTCCACGCCTCCTTGGACAAGTCCCTGGTGAAAACATATGAGGACGTCTTAGATAACTTGGATTCCCGTCGCTTCCAACTAGTGGATGCCCGTGCTGCAGGACGGTTCCGGGGAGTAGAGCCAGAGCCCCGAGATG GAATTGAGCCTGGTCATGTCCCTGGGTCGACAAGCATCCCCTTCACTGATTTCCTCACAGAGTCTGGCTTAGAGAAGACCCCTGAGCAGATCCGCACTCTGTTCCAGGAGAAGAAGGTGGACCTCTTAAAGCCAGTGGTAGCCACATGTGGCTCTGGGGTCACTGCCTGCCATGTGGCCCTGGGGGCCTACCTCTGTGGCAAGCCAGATGTCGCAGTGTACGACGGGGCCTGGGTGGAATGGTACAtgcgggcacagcctgaaaatattatttctgagggaaaggggaaaagagtGTAA
- the KCTD17 gene encoding BTB/POZ domain-containing protein KCTD17 isoform X2 produces the protein MIFENGNRGKVRKCQRCGAVALPTPISAVISSSTEQPSSSQDSLGSHREDPAPRETRKLQIPAFSDRQHLRQSLHAVGEVGVRMRMEGREEMQGAVGLRCTWDIPPPAGTQAKWVRLNVGGTVFLTTRQTLCREQKSFLCRLCQGEELQSDRDETGAYLIDRDPTYFGPILNFLRHGKLVLDKDMAEEGILEEAEFYNIGPLIRIIKDRMEEKDYTVAQVPPKHVYRVLQCQEEELTQMVSTMSDGWRFEQLVNIGSSYNYGNEDQTEFLCVVSKELYNSPNGVGSEPSHKAKNTEEDLEEEEQEVEEEAEAEAEAEEKGAANP, from the exons ATGATCTTTGAAAACGGGAACAGGGGAAAAGTCAGGAAGTGTCAGCGCTGTGGAGCTGTGGCTTTGCCCACCCCAATATCCGCAGTGATATCCTCCAGCACCGAGCAACCTTCCTCCTCTCAGGACTCCCTTGGTAGTCACAGGGAAGATCCTGCTCCCCGGGAAACACGTAAACTACAGATCCCGGCATTCTCCGACAGGCAGCACCTGCGGCAGTCCCTGCACGCCGTGGGGGAGGTGggggtgaggatgaggatggagggcagggaggagatgCAGGGCGCCGTGGGGCTACGCTGCACCTGGGACATTCCGCCGCCCGCTGGCACCCAGGCCAAGTGGGTGAGGCTCAATGTGGGGGGCACCGTCTTCCTCACCACCAGGCAGACCCTGTGTCGGGAGCAGAAATCTTTCCTGTGTCGCTTGTGCCAGGGCGAGGAGCTGCAGTCGGACCGG GATGAAACTGGTGCATACCTAATAGATCGGGACCCCACTTACTTTGGACCGATTCTGAATTTCCTCCGTCATGGGAAGCTGGTCTTGGATAAAGATATGGCTGAAGAGG GCATCCTTGAAGAAGCTGAGTTCTATAACATTGGTCCTTTGATCCGAATAATCAAGGATCGAATGGAGGAGAAGGACTACACAGTGGCACAG GTGCCTCCTAAGCATGTCTACCGtgtgctgcagtgccaggaagAGGAGCTCACTCAGATGGTTTCCACTATGTCAGATGGATGGCGCTTCGAGCAG CTTGTGAACATTGGCTCATCCTATAATTATGGGAATGAGGATCAGACAGAATTCCTATGCGTGGTCTCCAAGGAGTTGTACAACTCTCCCAATGGCGTGGGCTCTGAGCCCAGCCACAAAGCCAAG AACACAGAGGAGGAcctggaggaggaagagcaggaggtggaggaggaggcagaggcagaagcAGAAGCAGAGGAGAAAGGTGCAGCAAATCCCTGA